The Chlamydiales bacterium genome contains the following window.
AACGACCAGTTAGCGGTAGAAGCAGAAATAGGATTTGCTCTCATTGGTATAGAGCAGCTCTAAAAACTCAATAAAGATTGGATTCGCATGTCAAATATTCATCCTTACGCGGTCATTGAGCCAGGTGCAATCATCGGCGAGAATGTCACAGTCGAGGCCTATGCAGTGGTGAAAGGAACAGTTACTCTACACGACAATGTCGTGATTAAATCTCACGCCTACATCGATGGCAACACCACAATTGGCGAAGGAACTGTGATCTGGCCCTCTGCGAGCATCGGCACAAAAACTCAAGATCTGAAATTCCGCGGTGAGAAGACCTACGTCACCATTGGAAAAAACTGCGAAATCCGCGAGTTTGCGACAATCAACTCCTCTTGCCAAGAGGGCTCTGTTGTTAAGCTCGGCGATGGATGCCTCATCATGGCCTACTGCCACGTCGCACACAACTGCGAGATCGGCAACCGCGTTATCATGGCAAACAACGCCATGCTGGCGGGTCACGTTGTCGTAGAAGATTTTGCGATCATTGGTGGCATGACACCAGTCCACCAGTTCTCCCGCATCGGCTGCTACTCGATGGTCGGCGGGTTTAGCCGCATCACACACGACGTTCCTCCTTATACGCTAGGAGCTGGCGCTCCATATAAGCTCGGCGGATTAAATCTAATCGGTTTAAAACGCCACGGATTCCCCATCGAGGTGCGCAGAGCTCTAACAAAAGCGTTCAAGCTCACCTACCGCTCCGGTTTAAGAATTTCAGCAGCTCTCGAGATCATTGAAGATGAAGTGGAGATCAACTCGCACGTTCGTCACTGGATCGACTTCTGCCGCAATTCAAAACGCGGACTTATCGGCCTCCAAGGAAGCTCTAGCGAAGAAGAGTTTGAGTCGCTCGAAGAGCTCTTAGAGGAAGAGGAAGCTCAGGTTTAAATTCTAGATGCGTATTGTCTTTCTAGGAACAAGCTCCTTTGCGGCAAGTGTTCTAGAATATCTATTTCAAGAAAAAATTTCTGTTGTCGCTGTCGTCACAAGGCCCGATCGCC
Protein-coding sequences here:
- the lpxA gene encoding acyl-ACP--UDP-N-acetylglucosamine O-acyltransferase, translating into MSNIHPYAVIEPGAIIGENVTVEAYAVVKGTVTLHDNVVIKSHAYIDGNTTIGEGTVIWPSASIGTKTQDLKFRGEKTYVTIGKNCEIREFATINSSCQEGSVVKLGDGCLIMAYCHVAHNCEIGNRVIMANNAMLAGHVVVEDFAIIGGMTPVHQFSRIGCYSMVGGFSRITHDVPPYTLGAGAPYKLGGLNLIGLKRHGFPIEVRRALTKAFKLTYRSGLRISAALEIIEDEVEINSHVRHWIDFCRNSKRGLIGLQGSSSEEEFESLEELLEEEEAQV